From one Anabas testudineus chromosome 21, fAnaTes1.2, whole genome shotgun sequence genomic stretch:
- the commd6 gene encoding COMM domain-containing protein 6 isoform X2, which produces MPAGEESCDISKVVENICGLSPELLADVCQHILTYLQGLARGVDSAEISARFQRTGVRLDHEALQNMIRYLLLIFRSAGKKNLSPDDLVSRLEEGGNKWPKASLQVMHRLWSEQGALVSAQQGVQAMLSIGQLVDMQWKLGMAVSSDTCRSLNSPYVCLLLKIVEPSGNICQRSFEMTVPQFQNFHKQFKEMSAVMETV; this is translated from the exons ATGCCAGCAGGAGAGGAGTCATGTG ACATCAGCAAAGTTGTGGAAAACATCTGTGGGCTTTCTCCAGAACTGTTAGCTGATGTT TGTCAGCACATTTTGACTTATCTTCAAGGTCTGGCTAGAGGAGTAGATTCAGCTGAAATTTCTGCT AGATTTCAGAGAACTGGTGTCAGACTTGACCATGAAGCTCTACAAAACATGATCAGATATCTTCTGCTAATATTCAG GTCTGCCGGGAAGAAGAACCTCTCTCCTGATGACCTTGTATCAAGGCTCGAAGAAGGTGGTAACAAATGGCCCAAAGCTTCTCTTCAAGTGATGCACAGGCTGTGGAGTGAACAGGGTGCATTAGTCTCCGCTCAGCAGGGGGTCCAGGCTATGCTCAGCATCGGTCAG TTAGTGGACATGCAGTGGAAGCTTGGAATGGCAGTGAGCTCTGATACCTGCAGGTCTCTCAACTCCCCAtatgtgtgtttactgctgaAGATCGTCGAGCCCTCTGGAAACATCTGTCAGAGGTCTTTTGAGATGACAGTTCCACAGTTCCAG AACTTTCACAAGCAGTTCAAGGAGATGTCAGCTGTTATGGAGACTGTATGA
- the commd6 gene encoding COMM domain-containing protein 6 isoform X1, with the protein MPAGEESCDISKVVENICGLSPELLADVCQHILTYLQGLARGVDSAEISARFQRTGVRLDHEALQNMIRYLLLIFRSAGKKNLSPDDLVSRLEEGGNKWPKASLQVMHRLWSEQGALVSAQQGVQAMLSIGQLVDMQWKLGMAVSSDTCRSLNSPYVCLLLKIVEPSGNICQRSFEMTVPQFQVCICLCECSVVGVILLMA; encoded by the exons ATGCCAGCAGGAGAGGAGTCATGTG ACATCAGCAAAGTTGTGGAAAACATCTGTGGGCTTTCTCCAGAACTGTTAGCTGATGTT TGTCAGCACATTTTGACTTATCTTCAAGGTCTGGCTAGAGGAGTAGATTCAGCTGAAATTTCTGCT AGATTTCAGAGAACTGGTGTCAGACTTGACCATGAAGCTCTACAAAACATGATCAGATATCTTCTGCTAATATTCAG GTCTGCCGGGAAGAAGAACCTCTCTCCTGATGACCTTGTATCAAGGCTCGAAGAAGGTGGTAACAAATGGCCCAAAGCTTCTCTTCAAGTGATGCACAGGCTGTGGAGTGAACAGGGTGCATTAGTCTCCGCTCAGCAGGGGGTCCAGGCTATGCTCAGCATCGGTCAG TTAGTGGACATGCAGTGGAAGCTTGGAATGGCAGTGAGCTCTGATACCTGCAGGTCTCTCAACTCCCCAtatgtgtgtttactgctgaAGATCGTCGAGCCCTCTGGAAACATCTGTCAGAGGTCTTTTGAGATGACAGTTCCACAGTTCCAGGTCTGTATTTGCCTATGCGAATGTAGTGTTGTTGGTGTAATCTTATTAATGGCTTGA
- the uchl3 gene encoding ubiquitin carboxyl-terminal hydrolase isozyme L3: protein MDCPRWLPLESNPEVMTKFVSSLGMKSTWQFGDVYGLDPELLSMVPRPVCAVLLLFPVTEKYEAFKLEEEEKLKDQRQQVSPDVYFIKQTIGNACGTIGLIHAVANNEAQLDFEPDSPLKKFIEQTTKMTPEERAAFLEKDESIRVTHETSAQEGQTEAPSLDEKVNLHFIAFVKVGEQLYELDGRKPFPIVHGKTSKETFLEDAVEVCKIFMARDPQEVRFTIIALSKDSY, encoded by the exons ATGGACTGTCCACGCTGGTTGCCTCTGGAGTCAAATCCAGAA gTCATGACAAAG TTTGTCAGTTCTTTGGGTATGAAGTCAACCTGGCAGTTTGGCGATGTGTATGGATTGGATCCAGAACTTCTCAGCATGGTACCACGACCAGTGTGTGCAGTGCTACTTCTCTTCCCAGTGACAGAGAAG TATGAAGCATTCAAGctagaagaggaagagaaactgAAGGATCAACGACAGCAGGTCTCCCCTGATGTCTATTTCATTAAGCAAACCATTGGAAATGCCTGTGGAACAATAGGATTAATTCATGCAGTGGCAAACAACGAGGCACAACTGGACTTTG AGCCTGACTCCCCTCTTAAGAAGTTTATTGAACAAACCACTAAAATGACCCCAGAGGAAAGGGCTGCCTTCCTGGAAAAAGATGAG AGTATACGTGTTACACATGAAACAAGTGCACAAGAAGGACAGACTGAG GCCCCAAGCTTAGATGAGAAAGTCAACCTGCATTTTATAGCTTTTGTGAAGGTCGGGGAACAGTTATATGAACTGG ATGGCCGGAAGCCTTTTCCCATTGTCCATGGGAAGACTTCGAAAGAAACTTTCCTTGaa GATGCTGTAGAGGTTTGTAAAATCTTCATGGCTCGTGACCCTCAGGAGGTTCGTTTCACCATCATTGCACTCTCCAAAGATTCATACTAA
- the LOC113173781 gene encoding LIM domain only protein 7-like — protein sequence MSYLSFLPSLLYFCLLAFLHPVVTGCSQKKSGSSSDDSDGDISPWLSSAPSPSGPSPSHSHLREASAHTTLVLGKSSHIQPHTLPQLPKIQSPLLETPPLVFAPVDPTSGPKLVKCERWPLLGRQDPREPPDPIDYDSIIPDLDNDDMFARRTLAFQSNVDLAMAKSQLSTRCRRYTSEPQLNIITQRHDRDSTEEEQFPDIEEDDVVYRKEKTQQAQRPLSGAPDNYAPMPIPEPWTLPPDLKAKLLCPPCPLTNEAEAKKQNQVEETHPKTDDMLVRKFGVCSDQSQSSLSGLSASRMTPSVPSSCSEGDLQRWQAIREASQLRYKKRLLLERLAALKL from the exons atgtcctatctttcttttttacccTCTCTTCTATACTTCTGTCTCCTTGCCTTCCTCCACCCTGTGGTTACTGGCTGTAGCCAAAAGAAGTCGGGCTCTTCGTCAGATGATTCTGACGGTGACATCAGTCCTTGGCTCTCCTCTGCCCCCTCTCCCTCCGGCCCCTCTCCCTCACACTCCCACTTACGTGAGGCCTCGGCTCACACCACTCTTGTCTTGGGCAAAAG TTCTCATATCCAACCACACACTCTCCCACAGCTCCCCAAGATACAGTCCCCTCTGTTAGAGACCCCCCCTTTGGTGTTTGCCCCAGTAGACCCCACCTCAGGTCCTAAACTGGTCAAATGTGAGAGGTGGCCTCTATTGGGGCGCCAAGACCCCCGGGAGCCCCCGGATCCCATTGATTATGACAGCATTATCCCTGATTTGGATAACGATGACATGTTTGCCAGGCGGACCCTGGCCTTCCAGTCCAACGTAGACCTGGCTATGGCGAAGAGTCAACTTTCCACACGTTGTCGCCGCTACACGTCTGAGCCTCAGCTCAATATTATCACTCAGCGACATGACCGTGACAGCACTGAGGAGGAGCAGTTCCCCGACATCGAGGAGGATGATGTAGTGTATAGGAAGGAGAAAACCCAGCAGGCCCAGCGTCCACTCTCAGGAGCCCCAGACAATTATGCCCCTATGCCCATCCCAGAGCCCTGGACTCTGCCTCCTGATCTCAAGGCCAAACTTCTCTGCCCTCCTTGTCCTCTGACCAATGAGGCAgaagcaaaaaaacagaatcaagtTGAGGAGACTCATCCTAAAACAGATGACATGCTAGTTCGGAAGTTTGGAGTTTGCTCTGATCAGAGTCAGAGCTCACTCAGTGGCCTTTCAGCCAGTCGGATGACTCCCTCAGTGCCTTCTTCCTGTAGTGAAGGTGACCTGCAGAGGTGGCAGGCTATCAGGGAAGCCAGTCAGCTAAGATATAAGAAAAGGCTTCTGTTGGAGAGGCTAGCTGCTCTGAAGTTATAG